A single window of Toxotes jaculatrix isolate fToxJac2 chromosome 4, fToxJac2.pri, whole genome shotgun sequence DNA harbors:
- the krt98 gene encoding keratin 98, translated as MSFSTRSYGQKTMSVYGGAGGRGTRISSSQLSYGPSSGGFNLADGLDLHVGANEKATMQNLNDRLASYLEKVRTLEKENDRLDKQIREWYQSRTVICHDYTSYFAIIDDLKDKIRIASRLNAKTVLDIDNAKLAADDFKLKYENELAMRMAVEADIAGLKRVLDEMNLARMDLESQYEALKDELIMLKRNHEEEMALLRSQMGGQVNVAVDASPSTDLNQVMTEIREHYEGVIAKNRKELESWYQNKISAVEQDVITNTEILVTSRTEIKDLKSTLQRLQIELQSHLSMKASLEDTLADTQARYAAQLASLQNMVTSLEAQLSQIHANIASNKQEYDMLLDLKTRLELEIAEYRRLLDGEDDSSKQVVTKVITVVETVVDGKVVESSKTVDVDVDQIE; from the exons ATGTCGTTCAGCACCAGATCCTACGGCCAAAAGACCATGAGCGTCTACGGTGGAGCAGGTGGTCGTGGCACCCGCATCTCTTCATCCCAGCTGAGCTATGGACCATCCTCTGGAGGGTTCAACCTGGCTGATGGCCTGGACCTCCACGTGGGAGCCAATGAGAAGGCCACCATGCAGAACCTGAACGACCGTCTGGCCTCCTACCTGGAGAAGGTGCGCACCCTGGAGAAGGAGAACGACCGCCTGGACAAGCAGATCAGAGAGTGGTACCAAAGCAGAACTGTCATCTGCCACGACTACACCAGCTACTTTGCCATCATTGATGACTTGAAGGACAAG attCGTATCGCTTCCAGACTCAATGCCAAGACCGTCCTGGACATTGACAACGCAAAACTGGCTGCTGATGATTTCAAACTGAA GTATGAGAACGAGCTGGCCATGAGGATGGCTGTGGAGGCCGACATCGCTGGACTGAAGAGGGTGCTGGATGAGATGAACCTGGCCAGGATGGATCTGGAGAGTCAGTATGAGGCCCTGAAAGACGAGCTCATCATGCTCAAGAGGAACCACGAAGAG GAGATGGCTCTGCTGAGGAGTCAAATGGGCGGCCAGGTCAACGTGGCCGTGGACGCTAGTCCCTCTACAGACCTGAACCAGGTCATGACAGAAATCAGAGAACACTACGAGGGAGTGATCGCCAAGAACCGCAAAGAACTTGAGTCGTGGTATCAGAACAAG ATTTCAGCAGTGGAGCAGGACGtaatcacaaacacagagattcTGGTTACATCCCGCACAGAGATTAAAGACCTGAAGAGCACCCTCCAGAGGCTTCAGATTGAACTGCAGTCTCATCTAAGCATG AAAGCATCCTTGGAGGACACCCTGGCAGATACTCAGGCACGCTACGCCGCACAGCTAGCAAGCCTCCAGAACATGGTCACAAGCCTGGAGGCCCAGCTGTCCCAGATCCACGCCAACATCGCCAGCAACAAGCAGGAATATGACATGCTACTGGACCTCAAGACCCGGCTGGAGCTGGAGATCGCAGAGTACAGAAGGTTGCTTGATGGGGAGGATGACAG CTCAAAACaag tggTCACAAAGGTCATCACAGTGGTGGAGACAGTTGTGGATGGAAAGGTTGTTGAGAGCAGCAAGACTGTTGATGTGGACGTAGATCAGATTGAGTGA